The proteins below are encoded in one region of Acidobacteriota bacterium:
- a CDS encoding ATP-binding protein, whose translation MRSFRRLLVLLAVSWLLAAWGGGLEGLPLWIFRTGLLVGAAALAARWVLGPWREFQAAAERLTRGDFAARLDDVSSGDLAPAGKAFNQMAEAFSRSLSLAREREERLAAVLDASDRAIFLLDREGRVLLANPSTQTLFPRFDREVGLASLGLAGLASLVEDARTTRTLQRRTFEEKERGRGRSFIAQATPLERDVVVVYLRDRTAEAALERVKADLVANVSHELRTPLTALASLAELLQDDTLPAERRRHFLERLEHQVRRMARLVDDLLTLSRLEETGAVEASAPLALGPFVEELVRSLEPLAARADVALQASVAEGLRVTADATTLEAALKNLMDNAIRYNRPGGWVRVSAEAEDGAWVRLTVSDSGEGIPARHLSRIFERFYRVDPHRSREKGGTGLGLAIAKHAAQKLGGEIAVESTVGEGTTFTLRVPRVSIQEEGPGSR comes from the coding sequence ATGAGGTCGTTCCGCCGACTCCTCGTCCTTCTGGCCGTATCGTGGCTCCTGGCGGCATGGGGGGGAGGCCTGGAGGGCTTGCCCCTGTGGATCTTCCGGACGGGCCTGCTGGTGGGAGCCGCGGCCCTGGCCGCCCGGTGGGTCCTGGGCCCCTGGAGGGAGTTTCAGGCGGCCGCGGAGCGGCTCACTCGGGGTGACTTCGCCGCCCGCCTGGACGACGTCTCCTCGGGAGATCTGGCTCCCGCCGGAAAGGCCTTCAATCAGATGGCGGAGGCGTTCTCGCGTTCCCTGTCCCTGGCGAGGGAGCGGGAGGAGCGCCTCGCGGCGGTGCTCGACGCGAGCGACCGTGCCATCTTTCTTCTCGACCGGGAAGGCCGCGTCCTCCTGGCCAATCCCTCCACACAGACCCTCTTCCCGCGGTTCGACCGAGAGGTGGGCCTCGCCAGCCTGGGCCTCGCGGGCCTCGCCTCCCTGGTGGAGGACGCACGGACGACCCGGACACTCCAGAGGCGGACCTTCGAGGAAAAAGAGCGGGGGCGGGGGCGAAGCTTCATCGCTCAGGCCACGCCCCTGGAGAGGGACGTGGTCGTGGTGTACCTGCGCGACCGCACGGCGGAAGCCGCGTTGGAAAGGGTCAAGGCGGATCTCGTGGCCAACGTCTCCCACGAGCTCCGGACACCCCTCACGGCGCTGGCCTCCCTGGCCGAACTCCTGCAGGACGACACCCTGCCGGCCGAGCGCAGGCGCCATTTTCTGGAGAGGCTCGAACACCAGGTGCGCCGGATGGCCCGCCTCGTGGACGACCTCCTGACCCTTTCCCGCCTCGAGGAGACCGGGGCGGTGGAGGCCTCCGCCCCCCTGGCCCTCGGCCCCTTCGTGGAGGAGCTGGTGAGGTCGCTGGAGCCCCTGGCGGCCCGGGCGGACGTGGCGCTTCAGGCATCCGTGGCCGAGGGGCTCCGCGTCACGGCCGATGCCACGACCCTGGAGGCGGCTCTCAAGAACCTGATGGACAACGCCATCCGGTACAACCGCCCAGGGGGCTGGGTCCGCGTGTCGGCGGAGGCCGAGGACGGGGCCTGGGTCCGGCTGACCGTCTCGGATTCCGGAGAAGGCATCCCGGCGCGGCACCTCTCTCGAATCTTCGAGCGTTTCTACCGGGTCGACCCTCACCGGTCGCGCGAAAAAGGGGGGACCGGGCTCGGGCTCGCCATTGCCAAGCACGCCGCCCAGAAATTGGGCGGCGAGATTGCCGTGGAGAGTACGGTGGGCGAAGGGACCACCTTCACCTTGAGGGTCCCAAGGGTCTCGATCCAGGAGGAGGGGCCGGGCTCGCGGTGA
- a CDS encoding response regulator encodes MAARVAVVEDDLDILETLVYTLEREGYETSGFPDGAQALLAFRDKVPDLCLIDWMLPGMSGLDLCRILKADQRFARTAILMLTARGTEMDAVTGLNAGADDYVVKPFRSRELLARVRALLRRTQPADTAGALRRVGDLWLDTHTYRAGWKDKAFDLTPTEFKILELLVRHPDRVYSRGQVLSNLWPDDRAVEDRAVDVHIARLREKMGPAAALVETVRGVGYRLKAQE; translated from the coding sequence ATGGCGGCGCGCGTGGCGGTGGTGGAGGACGACCTCGACATCCTGGAGACCCTCGTGTACACCCTGGAGCGGGAGGGGTACGAGACGTCGGGATTCCCGGACGGCGCCCAGGCCCTCCTGGCCTTCCGGGACAAGGTTCCCGACCTGTGCCTCATCGACTGGATGCTTCCCGGCATGTCGGGCCTGGACCTCTGCCGGATTCTCAAGGCGGACCAGCGCTTCGCCCGCACGGCCATTCTCATGCTGACGGCGCGCGGGACGGAAATGGACGCGGTGACCGGGCTGAACGCAGGGGCCGACGACTACGTGGTGAAGCCCTTCCGCTCGCGGGAACTCCTGGCCCGCGTCAGGGCCCTCCTGAGGAGGACCCAACCGGCCGATACGGCCGGGGCCCTGCGCAGGGTGGGTGACCTCTGGCTGGATACCCACACCTACAGAGCCGGATGGAAGGACAAGGCCTTCGATCTGACCCCCACGGAATTCAAGATCCTCGAGCTTCTCGTGCGGCACCCGGACCGGGTGTACAGCCGGGGCCAGGTCCTCTCCAACCTCTGGCCCGACGACCGGGCGGTGGAGGATCGCGCGGTGGACGTCCACATCGCGCGTCTCCGCGAGAAAATGGGGCCGGCCGCGGCGCTGGTGGAGACCGTCCGGGGCGTGGGGTACCGGCTCAAGGCCCAGGAATGA
- a CDS encoding CoA-binding protein — translation MDERVVALLRGAREIAVVGISDKPDRPSHYVAAYLQQCGYSVLPVNPVLPEVLGVKCHRDLAAIGRPVDIVDVFRKPEAVPDIVEEAIAAKARALWLQEGIRHDEAARRAEEAGLMVIQDLCIKKVLEALGGRP, via the coding sequence ATGGACGAGCGGGTCGTCGCCCTCTTGCGTGGGGCGAGGGAGATTGCGGTCGTGGGCATCTCGGATAAGCCCGACCGCCCCAGCCATTATGTGGCCGCATACCTTCAACAGTGCGGGTACAGCGTGCTTCCGGTCAATCCCGTCCTCCCCGAGGTGCTGGGCGTCAAGTGCCATCGGGACCTTGCTGCCATCGGAAGGCCTGTGGACATCGTGGACGTGTTCCGAAAACCCGAGGCCGTGCCCGACATCGTGGAGGAGGCCATCGCCGCGAAGGCCCGGGCCCTCTGGCTCCAGGAAGGGATCCGCCACGACGAGGCGGCGAGGAGGGCGGAGGAAGCCGGCCTGATGGTGATCCAGGACCTGTGCATAAAAAAGGTGCTTGAGGCGCTCGGGGGGCGCCCGTGA
- the acpP gene encoding acyl carrier protein, whose protein sequence is MNIEQKVISIIADQLSVDEAEVKPEAHFINDLGADSLDTVELIMAFEEEFGIEISDEEAEKIQTVQAAIDYIKAHAEKK, encoded by the coding sequence ATGAACATTGAGCAGAAGGTGATCAGCATTATTGCCGACCAGTTGAGCGTGGACGAGGCGGAGGTGAAGCCCGAGGCCCACTTCATCAACGACCTTGGAGCCGACTCGCTGGACACCGTTGAGCTGATCATGGCCTTCGAGGAGGAGTTCGGCATCGAAATCTCCGACGAAGAGGCCGAGAAGATCCAGACCGTTCAGGCCGCCATCGACTATATCAAGGCCCACGCCGAGAAAAAGTAG